A region of the Chlamydia felis Fe/C-56 genome:
GTCAGCACCAGTGGAAAATCCCTCACCAATGTTGTCACAAGTCCCTGATATCCGTTCTGGAGAGCGAGAAATACAAGAAAGAAATACAGGCACAACTCTAGTCCCTGGGCATTCACAAACCACAACGACTCTTGCTAAGAGAACCCCAGTTTCAGAAAAGGGTACTTTTCTTCAAAGAGCCCTTCATTTTATGAAAATTATTTCTGCTGTTGCCCTATTGGCTGTAGGGATAGCGGCTTTAATTTGTTTGCAATTTGGGGTGGTAGTATCAACTTCATCGCTCATTTTAATGATTGCGATTCTGCTTGTCTCATTTATCGTTGTTATTATAGCGATTCAAGGTAGCTTACCATCTCAAATAGCCCGACAAATGAAACAGCAGGTTCAGCAACTGGGCCAAGAAAACGATCGTCTACATGCAGAAGTTGATACCCTACAACAAGCTAATGTGGAGCTTTCTGAGCAAATTACTCAATTGCAACACTTGCATACAAAATTATCAGATTTTGGTGATAAGCTAGAAACTCACACTGGAGATTTCAGAGATCTTATTGTGGATTTCAAAAACAGTTTAGAAGGGTTTAAGTCTATAGGTGATAAAATAGAAAATTTTATTTCTCCATTTGAGAAATTAGCTAAATCTCTACACGATACATTTTCTAAAGAAGGTGTTCAGGAACTTGTGGTTTCTGTGGGTGCTCTGAGAGATAGTTTGGGGAATTTCAAAGGGCTTATAGAAGAGAATAAGCTTATTTTAGCGCAGATGAAAGAGGACGCAGAGCGCAGGAAAACGCAAATACGTTTCTTAGAGAGTCGGAAACAAGAGTTAGAACAAGTGTGCTCAACATTAACAGCTTCTATTGCTTCTTTAAGAACTTCTACAGAGAACTTAAAAAATGTAGAGGGGCGTATTACTAACTCTATAGCAAATGACAGAGGGGCCTCACCATCTTCTACTACAGTCTCTGCAGAAACTGACCTAGATGTTTCCGGAGATCTGGAGGACAACAGTGATCAACAAGAAGATGAATCGCAGCTGTAAAGACGTTGTGAATATTAGGTTATAGTGAATCTAATCTGTATTCTCCCATCATATGAAAATCATTAAAATTTTTAATCGCAAAAGGCTGGAGGGTTTCTCTTGCCTTTTTTTTTATCTCCGTATAAATTTTTCCTAATGTCTCACTATACCTTCAAAAAAAAGCGCTCCCGTTCTTCTGGGAAAGCATATGAAAAGTCAA
Encoded here:
- a CDS encoding IncA family protein, which encodes MSAPVENPSPMLSQVPDIRSGEREIQERNTGTTLVPGHSQTTTTLAKRTPVSEKGTFLQRALHFMKIISAVALLAVGIAALICLQFGVVVSTSSLILMIAILLVSFIVVIIAIQGSLPSQIARQMKQQVQQLGQENDRLHAEVDTLQQANVELSEQITQLQHLHTKLSDFGDKLETHTGDFRDLIVDFKNSLEGFKSIGDKIENFISPFEKLAKSLHDTFSKEGVQELVVSVGALRDSLGNFKGLIEENKLILAQMKEDAERRKTQIRFLESRKQELEQVCSTLTASIASLRTSTENLKNVEGRITNSIANDRGASPSSTTVSAETDLDVSGDLEDNSDQQEDESQL